The sequence GATTCTAATTGGGCACATGTGACTTGTGCATTGCACCAAAGGAACATAGTTGGTCTTCCCATGGTCTGATACAACTGAAGCTAAGTGTGGTGTTTCTGGACTGCAGTGAAGCATGAGAAAtaagtaaattaataaaaaaaaaattaataataacaatGCTAAGAATTGGTGAAAATAGTTTATCGGTCATACTCTATGCAACTCCCACGCTGAGTGCCATTACTTTGACAACCACAAGTGCACGTCGGGCAAGGCACAATCGTGTCATTGTAGAAGGATGAGAGGGATACACAACATGTAGGAGTTTTCTGAGCTAGGAACTGGGAAAAAGTGCACGTGACATTCCAAGTCACTGTCAAGGACAATATAAAAGGTTAGAACCCAATCTTCAATAGATTGCAACTGTGTGTATCTTAATGAACTTGGCTAAAATTTGCAAGGTTAAGATGTTCAGGCAGTTACATCTATGCTTTGAAAGGAAAACAACAACCTTCTGAGAGAAGGTTTTCCACATCTTTAATTTACTTTGTAAGATTTAACGAGGTGCAAAGCTTTTAGGCACATAAGGGTCAATCATAGGAATGGAAAATGAATATACTTGAGTGAAATACTTACTCATAGCCTGCGTAACTCTTCTCCCATCTGCAGAGACGAACTTAGTGGGTTTTACGATTTTAGCTGGACCACAAGTATAACCGGGCCCTGGGGCCCTTAATGTGAAGTTCTTAGGTACTCTCACTGTCTTATTGGTCGTTCCAGCAGCACCAACACTAACTTGGAATGAGCTAACAGCAGTGGCCGGATCTTGTCCCCATGAGTTGATCACTCCTCCCTTGCAGCAATTTGCAATCTGTTGGTTGTAAGGAGTTCCAGGCATCATGTCAACGACTGTTGGATTTTTCTTGCAGCAATGTGGAATATTTCCTTTAAACTTTGAACAATCTCCCTGCTCCGTCGTCTGACCTCCCATCATGGACCATATGACTTCCTTCTTTGCCCACGTCCAGCCCAAAGTCCAGCCTGGTACTTGGATGTGTCTATATTGTTGAAAGTTGTACATTGTCACCACAGCCTGTTAACTTTTAAACGGTTAATTATCAggacaagaaaataaagagaagggAATCAAAAGGGACTGTCAGGCTTAAATGACTAAAACTCTATGTCATGTAGGCCAAAGCTATCCAGATGAACTAACTTCTAATCAAGATCTAGCTGCTGAAGAACATGAAACTAAGTTCTGTATTAGCCCGTAAAAGAAAATTACTTAGAAGCTGCATCCAAATTCAGGAAAAAAATGAGTGAAGCTGAAAAGGGGGTGAAGGGTTGAATCCATTCAGCTAATACGCAAACAAACAttgaaaactgaaaactgaaagaGCATATGCATATCAATTTGGGAGTTGCAGAAAAATATTTGCTATATAGTTAGGAATAGCCTGCCCTATAGGGTGAAGGTGATCTAAGGATCCATCTAAGGGAGGTCTAAATTATCAATAGATGGTCAAGATAGTGTTACTTACCACATATCCATCAGGTGT comes from Capsicum annuum cultivar UCD-10X-F1 chromosome 2, UCD10Xv1.1, whole genome shotgun sequence and encodes:
- the LOC107860428 gene encoding protein COBRA isoform X2 yields the protein MYNFQQYRHIQVPGWTLGWTWAKKEVIWSMMGGQTTEQGDCSKFKGNIPHCCKKNPTVVDMMPGTPYNQQIANCCKGGVINSWGQDPATAVSSFQVSVGAAGTTNKTVRVPKNFTLRAPGPGYTCGPAKIVKPTKFVSADGRRVTQAMMTWNVTCTFSQFLAQKTPTCCVSLSSFYNDTIVPCPTCTCGCQSNGTQRGSCIDPETPHLASVVSDHGKTNYVPLVQCTSHMCPIRIHWHVKLNYKEYWRVKITITNFNYRMNYTQWNLVVQHPNFDNLTTLFSFNYKSLNPYGSINDTAMLWGVKFYNDLLMQAGPSGNVQSELLFRKDASTFTFEKGWAFPHRIYFNGDNCVMPPPDAYPYLPNAGPQWEVSLIKLVVTLMSSMAVVLVYI
- the LOC107860428 gene encoding protein COBRA isoform X1, which gives rise to MGLLRIFSSTLLLLFLLSCFTFYSTDAFDPLDPNGNITIKWDVINWTPDGYVAVVTMYNFQQYRHIQVPGWTLGWTWAKKEVIWSMMGGQTTEQGDCSKFKGNIPHCCKKNPTVVDMMPGTPYNQQIANCCKGGVINSWGQDPATAVSSFQVSVGAAGTTNKTVRVPKNFTLRAPGPGYTCGPAKIVKPTKFVSADGRRVTQAMMTWNVTCTFSQFLAQKTPTCCVSLSSFYNDTIVPCPTCTCGCQSNGTQRGSCIDPETPHLASVVSDHGKTNYVPLVQCTSHMCPIRIHWHVKLNYKEYWRVKITITNFNYRMNYTQWNLVVQHPNFDNLTTLFSFNYKSLNPYGSINDTAMLWGVKFYNDLLMQAGPSGNVQSELLFRKDASTFTFEKGWAFPHRIYFNGDNCVMPPPDAYPYLPNAGPQWEVSLIKLVVTLMSSMAVVLVYI